The Streptomyces sp. RKAG293 genome includes a region encoding these proteins:
- a CDS encoding type II toxin-antitoxin system PemK/MazF family toxin produces the protein MSTSINDAAVPAPSPGREGPTATREAQPHEAGPVRTTYAPDRDGDPDPGEIVWTWVPFEENDGRGKDRPVLVVARESAGTLLAVQLSSKRHDEDREWVPIGTGSWDAAGRESWVDLDRVLRVHPDGMRREACALDRPRFDRVVGRLTERYGWS, from the coding sequence ATGAGCACTTCGATCAACGACGCAGCGGTACCGGCCCCGTCCCCCGGCCGCGAAGGCCCCACCGCGACGCGCGAGGCACAGCCCCACGAGGCCGGACCGGTACGGACGACGTACGCGCCCGACCGCGACGGCGACCCGGATCCCGGCGAAATCGTCTGGACGTGGGTGCCGTTCGAAGAGAACGACGGCCGCGGCAAGGACCGCCCGGTGCTGGTCGTGGCCCGCGAGTCGGCCGGCACGCTGCTGGCCGTCCAGCTGTCCAGCAAGCGCCATGACGAGGACCGCGAATGGGTGCCGATCGGCACCGGATCCTGGGACGCGGCCGGCCGCGAGTCCTGGGTCGACCTCGACCGGGTGCTGCGCGTGCACCCCGACGGGATGCGCCGGGAGGCCTGCGCGCTGGACCGTCCGCGCTTCGACCGCGTGGTGGGACGGCTGACGGAACGCTACGGCTGGAGCTGA
- a CDS encoding urease accessory protein UreD — translation MTAAVTGGSRAGGVGAAARIAAVADGCGGTVLPVLAGDGPFALRRTRATGRGAQVTVIGAMSAPLGGDRLELSAEVGAGAELTVTSAAATISLPGTSGEPATYDVRLVVGQDAVLRWLPEQVIAAAGSDLRMTTRVELAAGARLVYRDEQVLGRAGERPGRLTTRLTVHRAGELLLDQELSFGPGVPGWDGPAVVHRYRAVGQLLVVSPDFAHEPPAAALLAADPDGGQAVSTPLAGPAVLVTAVAPDALCLRRLLDKAMRTVLPNGDGSGAHHPQTAAAERVSVAR, via the coding sequence ATGACCGCCGCTGTCACGGGCGGGTCGCGCGCCGGCGGGGTGGGCGCCGCCGCCCGCATCGCCGCCGTGGCCGACGGGTGCGGCGGGACCGTGCTGCCGGTGCTCGCCGGCGACGGTCCGTTCGCGCTGCGCCGTACGCGGGCCACCGGCCGCGGCGCCCAGGTCACGGTCATCGGCGCGATGAGCGCCCCGCTGGGCGGCGACCGGCTGGAGCTGTCCGCCGAGGTGGGCGCGGGCGCCGAGCTGACGGTGACCAGCGCGGCCGCGACCATCTCGCTGCCGGGCACGTCCGGTGAACCCGCCACGTACGACGTGCGGTTGGTCGTCGGCCAGGACGCGGTCCTGCGCTGGCTGCCCGAGCAGGTCATCGCGGCCGCGGGCAGCGACCTGCGGATGACCACCCGTGTCGAGCTCGCGGCGGGCGCCCGGCTCGTCTACCGCGACGAGCAGGTGCTCGGCCGCGCGGGGGAGCGGCCCGGGCGGCTCACCACCCGGCTGACCGTGCACCGCGCAGGGGAGCTCCTGCTGGACCAGGAGCTGTCGTTCGGTCCCGGCGTCCCGGGCTGGGACGGTCCCGCGGTCGTGCACCGGTACCGTGCCGTCGGCCAACTCCTCGTCGTGTCGCCCGACTTCGCCCATGAGCCGCCGGCGGCCGCACTCCTCGCGGCGGACCCCGACGGCGGCCAGGCCGTCAGCACCCCGCTCGCCGGTCCCGCCGTCCTGGTCACGGCCGTGGCGCCCGACGCGTTGTGCCTGCGCCGGTTGCTCGACAAGGCGATGCGAACGGTGCTGCCGAACGGTGACGGTTCCGGTGCCCACCACCCGCAGACCGCCGCGGCCGAACGCGTTAGCGTGGCCCGATGA